The Arachis ipaensis cultivar K30076 chromosome B07, Araip1.1, whole genome shotgun sequence genome includes a window with the following:
- the LOC107607101 gene encoding histone-lysine N-methyltransferase family member SUVH9-like has protein sequence MDSLLSLQTPSNNPHPHSPPGLTPTPLRLQPTQTPLLVPKPEPLDDFFFSNNSQQRPHWFPHQQQLQPPQPNNNEFELHAPPFASASPEEQEDSELYNHFFRVSQLFRTAFSDTLFQKDAVPEPVTPQLQSQSHPNFQDSLSYASSSQPEPEAEAEVEATPEADSRALVPVPPSSSLVVAAPSKRVSKKKQLVRVSELRLHEQLHFREVVRRTRMIYDSIRVL, from the coding sequence ATGGATTCTCTTCTCTCACTCCAAACCCCAAGCAACAACCCACACCCTCATTCACCGCCAGGCCTCACCCCAACGCCGTTACGGTTACAACCAACACAAACGCCGTTACTAGTTCCAAAACCAGAGCCTCTCGACGATTTCTTCTTTTCTAATAATTCCCAACAACGCCCTCACTGGTTCCCTCACCAGCAACAACTACAACCACCCCAACCTAACAACAACGAGTTTGAGTTACACGCGCCACCATTCGCGTCTGCTTCTCCAGAAGAACAAGAAGACTCCGAACtctacaaccacttcttccgagTCTCTCAGCTCTTCCGTACAGCTTTCTCTGATACTCTCTTCCAAAAGGACGCCGTTCCGGAACCCGTGACGCCACAATTACAGTCACAGTCGCACCCGAATTTTCAAGATTCTCTTTCCTATGCTTCTAGTTCCCAACCTGAACCTGAGGCTGAGGCTGAGGTTGAGGCAACGCCCGAAGCGGATTCACGCGCCTTGGTTCCCGTTCCGCCATCTTCGTCGTTGGTCGTCGCGGCTCCTTCGAAGCGCGTAAGCAAGAAGAAGCAGCTGGTGAGGGTCTCCGAACTCCGCCTTCACGAGCAGCTTCATTTCCGTGAGGTCGTGAGGCGAACGAGGATGATCTACGACTCGATCCGCGTTCTCTGA
- the LOC110264955 gene encoding uncharacterized protein LOC110264955, which translates to MNGDNKEDFEATCEADDEDENGDVGIEAVAEIAVVPPAVSQPMDVPPCMRNLDLDAMYASEFFKYANIGVVDPKDGEFRIGMEYSSRKSVVVAIRSYNISRGVN; encoded by the exons ATGAATGGTGACAACAAAGAGGACTTCGAAGCCACTTGTGAAGCCGACGATGAAGATGAGAATGGTGATGTAGGAATTGAGGCTGTAGCGGAGATTGCAGTGGTTCCTCCTGCAGTTAGTCAACCCATGGACGTTCCGCCTTGTATGCGTAACTTGGACCTTGACGCCATGTATGCATCGGAATTTTTCAAATATGCAAACATAG GTGTTGTTGATCCTAAGGACGGGGAGTTTAGAATTGGAATGGAATATAGTTCTAGAAAGTCTGTCGTTGTAGCAATCAGAAGTTACAATATCTCTAGAGGAGTCAACTAA
- the LOC107607100 gene encoding serine/threonine-protein phosphatase 7 long form homolog: MGVSRETMDSNRKIDDLRLGSLNKIGQTALINALVERWNPVTHTFHLPIGEFTITLEDVALILGLQRTGLPDTGPTNSNHRSMVQECLMNFGVAPTASECRGSFIKLTWLRNVKHGIILITHEAMKRYTRCHIMSLFGTTLFDDKSGAVVHWKFLPLLCNIPRIRTYSWGSACLAHLYRSLCRATQYDCKYLNGPLALLHVE; this comes from the exons ATGGGGGTGAGCAGAGAGACAATGGATAGCAACCGCAAGATAGACGATCTACGGCTGGGAAGCTTGAATAAAATCG GACAAACGGCCCTGATAAATGCCTTGGTAGAACGGTGGAATCCAGTGACTCATACGTTCCATCTCCCTATAGGTGAATTTACTATTACTTTAGAAGATGTAGCTTTGATACTTGGACTTCAAAGAACTGGGCTACCAGATACAGGGCCAACCAACAGTAATCACAGATCCATGGTGCAAGAATGTCTGATGAACTTTGGAGTTGCCCCAACAGCGAGTGAATGCAGAGGTAGCTTTATCAAGCTAACATGGTTGCGTAATGTTAAGCATGGAATAATTTTGATTACTCATGAGGCTATGAAGCGTTATACCAGGTGCCACATTATGTCGCTGTTTGGTACCACGTTATTTGATGACAAATCCGGTGCGGTGGTGCATTGGAAATTTCTACCCTTGCTCTGTAATATTCCTAGAATCAGGACATATAGTTGGGGATCAGCTTGTCTTGCCCACTTGTATAGGTCTCTGTGTAGGGCCACGCAATATGATTGTAAATATTTGAATGGGCCTTTAGCACTGTTGCAC GTGGAATGA